A section of the Mastomys coucha isolate ucsf_1 unplaced genomic scaffold, UCSF_Mcou_1 pScaffold15, whole genome shotgun sequence genome encodes:
- the LOC116092170 gene encoding olfactory receptor 4P4-like yields the protein MGNVTVFILLGLSDNQNIEVLCFVLFLFCYIAIWMGNVLIMVSITCTQLIDQPMYFFLHYLSLCDLCYTSTVTPKLLTDLLAEKKIISYNNCMTQLFVLHFLGAIEIFILTAMAYDRYVAICRPLHYTVIMSRQRCNEILAACCTGGFVHSASQSLLIALLSFCHHNEIDHYFCDVYPLLKLACTDTHRIGLFVIVDSGLIALVTFVVLMVSYFLIAHTISVYPAESRSKALSTCSSHITIVVLFFVPVLFIYIRPNITFPEDKVFALFYTIIAPMFNPLIYTLRNTEMKSAIKKMWYRQIPSYKKQIP from the coding sequence atggggAATGTTACTGTGTTTATTCTCTTGGGACTTTCTGACAATCAAAACATTGAAGTCCTCTGCtttgtattatttctattttgctACATTGCTATTTGGATGGGCAATGTTCTCATAATGGTTTCTATCACATGCACTCAACTCATTGATCAACCCATGTATTTCTTCCTCCATTACTTATCACTTTGTGATCTCTGCTACACGTCCACGGTGACACCTAAACTCCTGACTGATTTACTGGCCGAAAAGAAGATTATTTCCTATAATAATTGCATGACACAGCTCTTTGTTCTTCATTTCCTTGGTGCCATCGAGATCTTCATTCTCACAGcaatggcctatgaccgctatgttgcCATCTGCAGGCCCTTGCACTACACTGTCATTATGAGCCGACAGAGATGCAATGAAATCCTTGCTGCTTGTTGCACTGGAGGATTTGTGCACTCTGCCAGTCAGTCCCTTCTCATTGCCCTTTTGTCCTTTTGTCATCACAATGAGATAGATCACTACTTCTGTGATGTATATCCTTTATTGAAGTTGGCTTGCACTGATACACATAGAATTGGCCTCTTTGTTATTGTTGATTCTGGCCTAATTGCTTTGGTGACATTTGTAGTTTTAATGGTATCTTATTTTCTGATAGCACACACCATTAGTGTTTATCCTGCAGAGAGCCGTTCCAAAGCTCTTTCCACATGTAGTTCACATATAACCATTGTGGTCCTGTTTTTTGTGCCTGTTCTCTTCATTTATATCAGGCCAAATATAACATTTCCAGAAGACAAAGTGTTTGCTCTTTTCTACACCATCATAGCTCCCATGTTCAACCCTCTGATCTACACACTGAGAAACACAGAGATGAAGAgtgcaattaaaaaaatgtggtatCGTCAAATACCTTCATACAAGAAACAGATTCCATGA